A portion of the Psilocybe cubensis strain MGC-MH-2018 chromosome 10, whole genome shotgun sequence genome contains these proteins:
- a CDS encoding putative permease (putative permease C1683.05): protein MTPDFLKPSKWALNQERPSKFGPNSRWSNYDMDPVIPEERTWTTWDFVAYWVSDATNAAVWQLASSMLAIGLSWRQATPAIAVGNIMIAIVMVLNGTIGARLHIAFPVLNRSSFGFWLSYFSVVSRVILAMFWFGVQTFTGSECVYQMLKAIWPSIARVPNHLPESAHITTVGMMCYFLYWLIQFPLMFISPQKIRHFFTIKGIIVPIAWLSILIWSFVKVPARQSLEPLHSSLSGSALSWAWLSALNSALGIYSTLAVNIPDFTRYAKNERAQYVQLFIIPVAFTLIGFTGIAVTSAGEVLYGEVLWDPLRLIDKWDNRAAAFFASFSFILATLGTNISANSLSAANDMMVLFPNYINIKRGQIICAIIGAWALCPWEILVSAPGFLSFMSGYTVFLGPFAGIMVADYWLLHAGKVDVPAMYDPHGRYRYWNGINWRAAVALLVSITPTLPGLINNINPKIPVGNASFLFNIAWIYGFFCGGGVYLVLSKAFPAHETFMDHAILGEEVDATTASLESASQHEVDVKEKEKDSSA, encoded by the exons ATGACTCCAGACTTCTTGAAACCCTCCAAGTGGGCACTCAACCAAGAACGGCCCTCCAAGTTTGGGCCCAATTCGAGATGGAGCAACTATGACATGGATCCTGTGATACCAGAGGAACGGACATGGACGACTTGGGATTTTGTCGCGTACTGGGTCTCCGATGCGACTAACGCTGCAGTCTGGCAGCTAGCTAGCTCTATGCTAGCTATCGGACTTTCGTGGAGGCAAGCAACTCCCGCCATAGCTGTCGGAAACATTATGATCGCT ATTGTCATGGTTCTTAATGGAACTATTGGCGCACGTCTTCATATTGCCTTCCCTGTTCTTAACCGATCTTCTTTCGGTTTTTGGCTCAGCTACTTCAGTGTTGTCAGTCGGGTAATTTTGGCAATGTTTTGGTTTGGTGTGCAG ACTTTCACTGGTTCAGAATGCGTTTATCAAATGCTCAAGGCAATATGGCCCTCTATCGCACGCGTCCCTAACCATTTACCTGAATCGGCCCATATCACCACTGTTG GCATGATGTGCTACTTCCTCTACTGGCTTATCCAGTTTCCTTTGATGTTTATCTCTCCACAAAAGATCAGACACTTCTTCACTATTAAAGGAATCATTGTACCCATTGCCTGGCTGAGCATCTTGATCTGGTCTTTTGTCAAAGTTCCAGCAAGACAGAGTCTCGAGCCATTGCACTCTAGTCTCAGTGGTAGCGCTCTCAGTTGGGCCTGGCTAAGCGCCTTGAACAGTGCATTGGGGATCTATTCTACTCTAGCAGTCAACATCCCAGATTTTACG AGATATGCCAAAAATGAACGGGC TCAATATGTGCAACTATTCATCATTCCAGTCGCATTTACGCTGATTGGTTTCACGG GTATTGCCGTGACATCTGCAGGCGAAGTTCTCTATGGCGAAGTGCTCTGGGATCCCCTCCGCCTCATCGACAAGTGGGACAACCGAGCCGCTGCCTTCTTTGCTTCCTTCAGCTTCATTCTCGCCACTCTGGGAACTAATATATCCGCAAACAGCCTCAGCGCAGCCAATGACATGATGGTCTTATTCCCAAACTACATCAATATTAAGCGTGGTCAGATTATCTGCGCGATCATTGGTGCATGGGCTCTCTGCCCTTGGGAAATTCTGGTGTCAGCACCAGGGTTCTTGTCATTTATGTCGGGATATACTGTCTTCTTAGGACCGTTTGCCGGGAT CATGGTCGCGGAT TATTGGCTATTGCATGCAGGAAAGGTTGACGTTCCTGCCATGTACGACCCGCACGGTAGATACCGCTACTGGAATGGAATT AACTGGAGAGCGGCCGTTGCTCTTCTGGTGTCAATTACACCGACTCTTCCAGGATTGATCAACAATATTAACCCAAAGATACCTGTCGGGAACGCAtccttcctcttcaacaTTGCCTGGATATACGGG TTTTTCTGTGGAGGCGGTGTGTATTTGGTCCTTTCAAAGGCCTTTCCAGCGCATGAGACTTTCATGGATCATGCAATTTTGGGAGAAGAAGTTGATGCCACAACTGCATCATTGGAATCAGCCAGTCAGCACGAAGTCGAcgtgaaagaaaaggaaaaggactCCTCGGCTTGA